In a single window of the Nitrospirae bacterium CG2_30_53_67 genome:
- a CDS encoding 16S rRNA (cytidine(1402)-2'-O)-methyltransferase: MAKGKLYIVATPIGNLEDMTLRAIRTLKSAGLIAAEDTRHSLKLLKRYGITTPMTSYHDFTSEGKRNQLIRKMLRGTDLALISDAGTPGISDPGYRLIREALEQGIEVCTAPGPSVLAAALSVSGLPTDSFFFKGYLPNRAGPRRACLHELKSRTETLILFETPHRILSALREMLDILGDRRIAVVRELTKLHEEIFRGGIEQALDHFRTQERIRGEFTLVVEGFASGEDPKIEIDLASEIRKVIREQKVSRKEAVRIVAEACGLPKKEVYRESLKG, from the coding sequence ATGGCAAAAGGGAAACTCTACATCGTGGCCACACCCATCGGGAATCTGGAGGATATGACCCTGCGGGCGATCCGAACCCTGAAATCCGCGGGGCTGATCGCGGCCGAGGATACCAGGCATTCATTGAAGCTCCTGAAGCGCTACGGCATCACGACGCCCATGACCAGCTACCATGACTTCACGAGCGAGGGGAAGCGGAATCAGCTCATCCGGAAGATGCTAAGAGGAACCGACCTCGCGCTGATCTCCGATGCCGGGACCCCTGGTATCTCCGACCCGGGTTACCGCCTGATCAGAGAGGCCCTCGAACAGGGAATCGAAGTCTGCACGGCGCCCGGACCTTCGGTCCTCGCTGCGGCGCTCTCCGTGTCCGGACTCCCCACGGATTCTTTTTTCTTCAAAGGGTATCTCCCGAATCGGGCAGGTCCCCGAAGGGCCTGTCTGCATGAGCTCAAGTCAAGAACAGAGACCCTCATCCTCTTTGAGACGCCTCACCGGATCCTCTCCGCCCTCCGGGAGATGCTGGATATCCTGGGTGACCGGCGGATCGCCGTGGTCCGGGAACTCACCAAACTCCATGAAGAGATCTTCCGTGGCGGGATCGAACAGGCCCTTGATCATTTCCGAACCCAGGAGAGGATTCGGGGTGAGTTCACGCTTGTTGTCGAGGGGTTCGCCTCGGGAGAGGACCCAAAGATTGAAATCGATCTCGCCTCCGAGATCAGGAAGGTGATCCGGGAACAGAAGGTCTCCCGGAAGGAGGCGGTCCGAATCGTGGCTGAGGCATGCGGCCTTCCCAAAAAAGAGGTCTACCGGGAAAGTCTGAAAGGATAA